A stretch of the Desulfuromonas sp. TF genome encodes the following:
- a CDS encoding epoxyqueuosine reductase, with protein sequence MEKAIREEIVRFVMTSPENLQEDGATPYFEEPLVGFAAADDPLFIEYKKIIGDFHLTPGEFLSEPAGASSAAQGTVISWVLPLTAVTRKSNRVEDLWPSRAWARTRHFGEVLNCSLRRHVVDYLQQRGSRAVAPQLSERWKPVDAPDGPTSSWSERHAAYAAGLGTFSLNDALITPKGIAHRLGSVITDLKLSPTPVTAAHYRWNCLRFRDGGCGVCINRCPVGALSDAGHDKEICRNYVYGTVPRTVGEQYGVTATGCGLCQVKIPCEEQIP encoded by the coding sequence ATGGAAAAAGCAATCCGCGAGGAAATCGTCCGTTTTGTCATGACCTCGCCGGAGAACCTTCAGGAAGACGGGGCCACTCCCTATTTCGAGGAACCCCTGGTAGGATTCGCCGCGGCGGACGATCCCCTGTTCATCGAATACAAGAAGATCATCGGCGACTTTCACCTCACGCCAGGCGAGTTTCTTTCGGAGCCGGCCGGAGCGTCCTCGGCGGCGCAGGGTACCGTCATTTCCTGGGTGCTGCCATTGACGGCGGTCACCCGAAAAAGCAATCGCGTCGAAGACCTCTGGCCCTCGCGGGCCTGGGCCCGCACCCGCCATTTCGGCGAAGTGCTCAACTGCAGTCTACGGCGCCATGTGGTCGACTATCTCCAGCAGAGAGGATCCCGAGCCGTCGCTCCTCAGCTCTCCGAACGGTGGAAGCCCGTCGACGCTCCCGATGGTCCGACCTCCTCCTGGTCCGAGCGCCACGCCGCCTATGCGGCCGGACTGGGGACCTTCAGCCTCAATGACGCCCTGATCACCCCTAAGGGGATCGCCCATCGCCTGGGGAGCGTCATCACCGATCTGAAGCTTTCGCCGACGCCGGTGACCGCGGCTCATTACCGCTGGAACTGCCTGCGCTTCCGGGACGGCGGCTGCGGCGTCTGCATCAATCGTTGTCCGGTAGGAGCTCTGTCCGATGCCGGACATGACAAAGAGATCTGCCGCAACTACGTCTACGGCACCGTTCCCCGAACGGTCGGGGAGCAGTACGGCGTGACAGCGACAGGGTGCGGCCTCTGCCAGGTCAAGATCCCCTGCGAAGAGCAGATACCCTGA